One Pyrococcus furiosus DSM 3638 genomic window, TAAAGCACCCATACCAAAGAGGAATACTGGCAAGAAGGGGAATTGAGTATTAATCTTCTTCCCTTTTCTCCATTATTATTACATAGTCGGCCGCATTCTGAAGAGCCACAGCGAACCCAGGTTCAACACCTATAACTACCGTCTCTTTCCCCCTCCTCTTTGCTTCACTTATTATTGGCAAAAAGTCCGCATCTCTCGTAGCCAACGCTAAAACATCTATGTCACTATTGTATATTAACTCCATGGCCTCTATTGCCACTCTCACATCGGTATCCCCTGCCACAATTATAGGTTCAAATCCCTGGTTTACAACAGCCTCGATTAATCCTTGAGGAGCGTATTGATTAAGAACTACTTTTGCCACTCTTATCTTTCCAATCTTTTCTAAGGCCTTCTTGATGTCCTCTAGCCTTATCTTAAACTCCTTCCTAAGTATGTTTGGCCCATCTATTATCAGTCCAATCGTCTTTTTAGGCTCCTCTTCCTCCTTCTCTTCTCTCCTCAGAATCTTCGTGATGACGTTCTTCAATCTTCTCACCTCTCGGCTTTAGAATTATCACGTAATCAGCTGCGTGTTTTAATGCAGAACTTAGACCATGTTCAACTCCAATTATCGCAGTTTCCTTCCCCTTTTCCTTTGCCTTTAATATGATTGGGACAAATTCTGTATTCCGAGTGGCCAAAGCTATCATGTCTATATTCGGGTTATACACTTCTCTCATGGCCTCAACTGCCATCTTTACTCCTATTTCTCCCGCAACTATTACCGGCTCAAACCCTTG contains:
- a CDS encoding TIGR00288 family NYN domain-containing protein, with amino-acid sequence MARWERIVDGVKSIALMRKKIITRGKRIALFVDGPNILRKELGIHLEDIVEALSKLGNIRVAKVILNQYAPQSLIEAVSNQGFEPVIVAGEIGVKMAVEAMREVYNPNIDMIALATRNTEFVPIILKAKEKGKETAIIGVEHGLSSALKHAADYVIILKPRGEKIEERHHEDSEERREGGRGA
- a CDS encoding TIGR00288 family NYN domain-containing protein, giving the protein MKNVITKILRREEKEEEEPKKTIGLIIDGPNILRKEFKIRLEDIKKALEKIGKIRVAKVVLNQYAPQGLIEAVVNQGFEPIIVAGDTDVRVAIEAMELIYNSDIDVLALATRDADFLPIISEAKRRGKETVVIGVEPGFAVALQNAADYVIIMEKREED